The Helicoverpa armigera isolate CAAS_96S chromosome 18, ASM3070526v1, whole genome shotgun sequence genome has a window encoding:
- the LOC110375408 gene encoding uncharacterized protein LOC110375408 — MYQCTAMFVFILVVGLIPYAVPESCFYQRCLGCHPEQVIAPGRSVDCHPTNWVSATWVHNYGHPPPSTDSKIPIEYRCLKMVATPDDKTFGNTVDTLRGCIPRAQIDSVCLGLLAVERARGHSDARCFICNGNDCNSVAKAHPLPLVAFIAISLLYFILR, encoded by the exons ATGTATCAGTGCACTGCCATGTTCGTGTTTATTCTCGTAGTCGGACTCATTCCTTACG CGGTCCCCGAAAGCTGTTTCTACCAGCGATGTCTGGGCTGCCATCCTGAGCAAGTGATAGCTCCAGGCAGGTCGGTGGACTGCCACCCAACGAACTGGGTATCAGCAACATGGGTGCACAACTATGGACATCCTCCGCCCAGCACCGACTCCAAGATACCTATAGAGTACCGCTGCTTGAAAATGGTGGCCACGCCGGATGATAAGACTT TTGGCAACACAGTGGATACTCTCCGAGGCTGTATTCCACGAGCGCAGATAGACTCGGTCTGTCTTGGTCTGCTCGCCGTCGAGAGAGCACGCGGTCACAGTGACGCTCGCTGCTTCATATGCAATGGGAACGATTGCAATTCCGTTGCAAAAGCACACCCATTACCACTAGTTGCATTTATAGCAATATCACTACTTTATTTCATACTAAggtga